A single genomic interval of Corallococcus macrosporus harbors:
- the mnmA gene encoding tRNA 2-thiouridine(34) synthase MnmA codes for MRVVVAMSGGVDSSAAAALLKEQGHEVIGITLRVWSYEGAAKCGSCCSPDDIDDARAVAQTLGIPFYVANAEEIFQDRVVNPFVQSYLGGKTPIPCVSCNRDVKFNFLLKRARALGARLATGHYAQVEEVDGRFHLRRAVDAAKDQSYFLFTLGQEELKDVLFPVGHLTKAEVRAVAERHNLPTTHKPESMEICFVPDGDYAGFVEKVAGPQPSGEVVDPDGKVLGTHNGIHRFTVGQRKGLNLGGGEVRYVQRLEPETNRVVVGPAEGTGRAQFGLLQPHWVDGPPPPEQAVEVRIRHRHAGAPGRIHISQHGLVSVKLDEPARAVTPGQAAVVYDRDRVLGGGWIV; via the coding sequence ATGCGAGTCGTCGTTGCCATGAGCGGTGGGGTGGATTCCTCGGCCGCCGCCGCCCTGCTCAAGGAGCAGGGCCACGAGGTCATCGGCATCACCCTGCGCGTCTGGTCCTACGAGGGCGCCGCGAAGTGCGGCAGTTGCTGCAGTCCGGACGACATCGACGACGCCCGCGCGGTGGCCCAGACGCTGGGCATTCCGTTCTACGTGGCCAACGCCGAGGAGATCTTCCAGGACCGGGTCGTCAACCCGTTCGTCCAGTCGTACCTGGGCGGCAAGACGCCCATCCCGTGCGTGAGCTGCAACCGCGACGTGAAGTTCAATTTCCTCCTCAAGCGCGCCCGTGCGCTGGGCGCCCGGCTCGCCACCGGCCACTACGCCCAGGTGGAGGAGGTGGACGGCCGCTTCCACCTGCGCCGCGCCGTGGACGCCGCCAAGGACCAGAGCTACTTCCTCTTCACGCTGGGCCAGGAGGAGCTCAAGGACGTCCTCTTCCCGGTGGGCCACCTCACCAAGGCGGAGGTGCGCGCCGTCGCCGAGCGCCACAACCTCCCCACCACCCACAAGCCGGAGAGCATGGAGATCTGCTTCGTGCCCGACGGCGACTACGCCGGCTTCGTGGAGAAGGTCGCCGGCCCGCAGCCCTCCGGCGAGGTCGTGGATCCGGACGGCAAGGTGCTGGGCACGCACAACGGCATCCACCGCTTCACCGTGGGGCAGCGCAAGGGGCTCAACCTGGGCGGCGGCGAGGTGCGCTACGTGCAGCGCCTGGAGCCGGAGACGAACCGCGTCGTCGTGGGCCCCGCGGAGGGCACCGGCCGCGCGCAGTTCGGGCTGCTCCAGCCGCACTGGGTGGACGGGCCGCCCCCGCCGGAGCAGGCCGTGGAGGTCCGCATCCGCCACCGCCACGCGGGCGCACCGGGACGGATCCACATCTCGCAGCACGGGCTGGTGTCGGTGAAGCTGGACGAGCCCGCGCGCGCCGTCACGCCCGGCCAGGCCGCGGTGGTCTACGACCGGGATCGCGTGCTCGGCGGCGGGTGGATCGTCTGA
- a CDS encoding CCA tRNA nucleotidyltransferase: MIANLHDAEIPKPVLEVITRLRELGHPTYLVGGCVRDMVRKVHPKDFDVATSALPEEVQRAFRKVIPTGIQHGTVTVVTGGNHVEVTTFRSEGDYLDGRRPSSVSFERDIVKDLSRRDFTINAMAYNPLDRELVDPFGGQVDLPAKLIRCVGSALERFSEDGLRPLRAVRFAAVLGFTLDPATRDAIPATLAVFRKVALERVREELLKLLLSPRAETGLHLLADTGLMECFLPEVARADAEAARLARAAVQAAPLDADLRMATLLADIDTATQAKDLCLRLKFPNKSADLIGLLVEHAKLETRVQDTDPALRRLLARVGLTNLPALLSVAKARVQVRAPEQLPALEALASRLEALAAAKPPLSAKELALTGGDIMKTLGIGPSPKVGEATRYLVETVLDDPSLNTADELRARLTAWAARSH; the protein is encoded by the coding sequence ATGATCGCCAACCTCCACGACGCCGAAATCCCGAAGCCCGTGCTCGAAGTCATCACCCGCCTGCGCGAGCTGGGCCATCCCACCTACCTGGTGGGCGGCTGCGTGCGGGACATGGTGCGCAAGGTCCATCCCAAGGACTTCGACGTCGCGACGAGCGCCCTGCCGGAAGAGGTCCAGCGCGCCTTCCGCAAGGTCATCCCCACCGGCATCCAGCACGGCACCGTGACGGTCGTCACCGGCGGCAACCACGTGGAGGTGACGACGTTCCGTTCGGAGGGGGACTACCTGGACGGACGGCGCCCCAGCTCCGTGTCCTTCGAGCGCGACATCGTGAAGGACCTGTCCCGGCGCGACTTCACCATCAACGCCATGGCGTACAACCCGCTCGACCGCGAGCTGGTGGATCCGTTCGGCGGACAGGTGGACCTGCCCGCGAAGCTCATCCGCTGCGTGGGCTCCGCGCTGGAGCGCTTCTCCGAGGACGGCCTGCGCCCCCTGCGCGCCGTGCGCTTCGCCGCCGTGCTGGGCTTCACCCTGGACCCCGCCACGCGCGACGCCATCCCCGCGACCCTGGCCGTGTTCCGCAAGGTCGCGCTGGAGCGCGTGCGAGAGGAATTGCTCAAGCTGCTGCTGTCCCCCCGCGCGGAGACGGGGCTGCACCTGCTCGCGGACACGGGGCTGATGGAGTGCTTCCTGCCGGAGGTGGCCCGCGCGGACGCGGAGGCCGCCCGGCTCGCCCGAGCCGCCGTGCAGGCCGCGCCGCTGGACGCGGACCTGCGCATGGCCACGCTGCTCGCGGACATCGACACCGCGACGCAGGCGAAGGACCTATGCCTGCGCCTGAAGTTCCCCAACAAGTCAGCCGACCTCATCGGCCTGCTCGTCGAGCACGCGAAGCTGGAGACGCGCGTCCAGGACACGGACCCCGCGCTGCGCCGGCTGCTCGCTCGCGTGGGGCTGACGAACCTGCCCGCGCTCCTGTCCGTGGCGAAGGCCCGCGTCCAGGTCCGGGCGCCGGAGCAGCTCCCCGCGCTGGAGGCGCTGGCCTCGCGGCTGGAGGCGCTGGCCGCCGCGAAGCCTCCGCTGTCCGCGAAGGAGCTGGCGCTCACCGGCGGCGACATCATGAAGACACTGGGCATCGGCCCCTCGCCGAAGGTGGGCGAGGCGACCCGGTACCTGGTGGAGACGGTGCTCGATGATCCGTCGCTGAACACCGCGGACGAGCTCCGCGCCCGGCTCACGGCCTGGGCGGCCCGGAGCCATTGA
- a CDS encoding DUF4326 domain-containing protein — protein sequence MSESRTTAVHVHDACDVYVGRAFRAWAKPGPLNPVPGRFGNPFKPGGVKTWKAMIRTYFEPWLAKLPADEAERIRDEAQRRMAPGPDAFESFRWYLELRTQHDADFLRDVRTLRGKRLGCWCKPGPCHADVLAAWLDAGPSQ from the coding sequence ATGTCCGAATCCCGAACCACCGCGGTGCACGTGCACGACGCCTGTGACGTCTACGTGGGCCGCGCCTTCCGTGCCTGGGCGAAGCCCGGCCCGCTCAACCCGGTGCCGGGCCGCTTCGGCAACCCGTTCAAGCCCGGGGGCGTGAAGACCTGGAAGGCGATGATCCGCACGTACTTCGAGCCCTGGCTGGCGAAGCTGCCCGCCGACGAAGCCGAGCGGATCCGCGACGAGGCCCAGCGGCGCATGGCGCCCGGCCCGGACGCGTTCGAATCCTTCCGCTGGTACCTGGAGCTGCGCACGCAGCACGACGCGGACTTCCTGCGCGACGTGCGGACGCTGCGCGGCAAGCGGCTGGGCTGCTGGTGCAAGCCGGGCCCATGCCACGCGGACGTGCTGGCCGCGTGGCTGGACGCGGGCCCGAGTCAGTGA
- a CDS encoding alpha/beta hydrolase gives MPTDAKKPSDSGLDPHARAFLEQLKTAGGPALETLPPVDARAVLRSVQSGKSAKKPARVEDRVLPVGPDGRVSVRIVRPADVSERLPVVLYLHGGGWVLGDKDTHDRLIRELAVGSRCAVVFINYTPAPEGQYPAQLEQAYAALQWVAKNGGEADLDGQRIAVAGDSAGGNLAAALTLVAKERGGPRILQQVLFYPVTDARFDTASYERYADGYFLTRSGMQWFWDNYAPDSSVRTEPLVSPLRATDAQLRGLPPALILNGECDVLRDEGQAYARRLVDAGVPTLALQYEGMIHDFVMLDPLADSLAARNAIAQACLTLAEALGTRRQVDATLTLQPAQVRERENARH, from the coding sequence ATGCCCACCGATGCGAAGAAGCCCTCCGATTCCGGCCTGGATCCGCATGCCCGTGCGTTCCTGGAGCAGTTGAAGACAGCGGGCGGACCCGCGCTCGAAACCCTGCCTCCCGTGGATGCGCGTGCCGTGCTGCGGAGCGTGCAGTCGGGAAAGAGCGCGAAGAAGCCCGCCCGCGTCGAGGACCGTGTCCTGCCGGTAGGCCCCGACGGCCGGGTTTCCGTCCGCATCGTGCGTCCCGCGGACGTGTCGGAAAGGCTGCCCGTGGTGCTCTACCTCCACGGCGGTGGCTGGGTGCTGGGTGACAAGGACACGCACGACCGGCTGATCCGGGAACTGGCCGTGGGCAGCCGGTGCGCGGTCGTGTTCATCAACTACACGCCCGCGCCGGAAGGCCAATACCCAGCGCAACTCGAGCAGGCCTATGCCGCGCTCCAGTGGGTCGCGAAGAACGGCGGCGAAGCGGACCTGGATGGTCAGCGGATCGCCGTGGCGGGGGACAGCGCGGGCGGGAACCTGGCGGCGGCGCTCACGCTGGTGGCGAAGGAGCGCGGCGGCCCTCGCATCCTCCAGCAGGTGCTGTTCTATCCCGTCACGGATGCCCGCTTCGACACGGCCTCGTATGAGCGTTACGCGGACGGCTACTTCCTCACCCGGAGCGGAATGCAGTGGTTCTGGGACAACTACGCCCCGGACTCCTCCGTCCGCACGGAGCCCCTGGTCAGCCCCCTGCGCGCGACGGACGCGCAGCTGCGAGGTCTGCCTCCCGCGCTCATCCTCAACGGCGAGTGCGACGTGCTCCGCGACGAAGGCCAGGCCTACGCACGCAGGCTGGTGGACGCGGGCGTCCCGACGCTGGCCCTCCAATACGAAGGGATGATCCACGACTTCGTGATGCTGGATCCGCTGGCGGACTCACTCGCCGCGCGCAACGCCATTGCCCAGGCATGCCTGACGCTGGCGGAAGCGCTGGGCACGCGGCGGCAGGTGGACGCGACGCTCACGCTCCAGCCCGCGCAGGTCCGCGAGCGGGAGAACGCACGTCACTGA